The nucleotide window TGGAGAAGTGGGCTACTATTACGGGCTTATCTGAAAATAGGCTATTCTCACACAGCTATAGGGTAGACTGGTATGGAAATACCCTGCATTGTTTATAATACACAAGGCTATGGAAGGcaaaccctttaaaaaaaagtctggcaTGGTTCCATAGAAAAAGGCAAACAGTGCGAGTTAGAGGTTTTGTTTACTGTAGGCtgttttcctgcatttttgtaACGTTATAGTCCACTCACCGACTTGCAATACGTTGTCCACCCAGCCACCCTCTAGCAGAGTGACACCCCGTAGGAAAGGCAGCTGGGTCTCGTCATTATTGTCCCCGTTAGTTCCACTTTCCTCTCCTCCGGCGTTGAAAGAGGAATACATACAGATCTCCTTCTCGCTTCTCGGGAATGACCAGTATACGATCCTCCGCTGGACGGGTTCAGGGATCCTCTCGAACCGCTCCTCCACCCTCTGGAACGGCCACTTCTCCGCGACTCTGCGCGCCGCGATGTCGAGCAACGACTCGGGGTTGTGCGTTTTTCCGTTCCCCGACCCTCCCGGAGCGGACCCCGCGCCGCCACACAGGACTCCTCCAGCCCGCTGCCCCTGCCTGCACGCCGGGTTATAGCCGGGCCTGCAGCAGAGCCGCTTGGCTGGGGGCTGCTGGACTCGCTCGGCCATGATCGCACCGCTTCCAACCTGAAGCGCAGTTCCTCTCCGATCATATAAACTGGATAAGGAAGAGAACAGGGCAATCTCGCACCGATTGTTTTCCGTACATGGAGAGACTGCCCTTATTTGGAAAAGGAGGCGGCGCCTGTGAGTTCCGTGAAGTCCTTTGTGTTGTCAAAGTAACCGGGATGGGCGGGATCCTGGAGCGCTGCCAGCGCACGAGTGGCGCTATAAAAGGAACTGGAGGCGGAATTCCCGAACGTCGGCAAATCCTTTGTGAAGCCGTTCAGGAGCGCGAGGGCGGAGCCCCGGTGGCCGACGGCCTTTGAAGTTTCCTTCTTATTTGAGTTTAAAGGCGGGGACTTAATCCAGGGGCGGTCTCGCAGTTTCCCACAGGGGCAAAAGGGGGCAAgaaaactgactttttttttctttttctttcttcctttggAGCCTGCGCTACCACTCCAGGCTCTAGCTTCTTCAATAACAACGAGAAGGTTGTTAGTCCAAAGGACTCTCAGCTGTCAGAGACAGTAAGGGCGTGGGAGGAGGGACAGACAGATATGGAGCTGGACATGCTTGGACTCTGTAACCACTAATCAGTCATTTTGGTCAGCTGTTTGACATTGGTTTAGGCCTACTGTGCTGCATGCAGCTATACTTGAAGATCAGTAGGTTAGCCTATTAATATAGGCCTAAATAAACCTGGCGATGCCATCAGGATCTTCAATAGATaggctagatagatagatagatagatagatagatagatactgtattCATCTCAAAGGAAatttaacacaacaaacacatataggcTATATCACACATAGGCCTACCTaagaattaaaattaaaattaaaaatcacttacagaaatgcaatggccatgataaggtgagaaactattgtagactgtgtgtaatgggaacatttcaattttaaacagaAAAGTCAGTCTTTCTACTCACTCCCGTATTGGGTCTAtctaacttgcaaaaaaaagttaaaatcataGATGTTGAAAGTTTCTCAACTTTTGGCTTGATACTGGGGTTACTTGGAATGACACACACCACTAGTAGTGGGGATGGTTAACTATAAATTGTGGCGTACTCGTATATGGTCCTCCATCCTGTCTGTTGATTACACCAGTTCCATAGCTGCGTCATGAAAAGGGGGCCCACTTCTGTAGAAGTGTAGTCATCAGGGGTTTAGGGTGCGGCTGCATTGCCCACCCCCTGGGCTCCCCCTGCCTGGTGAGACATGTAACAGAAGCTAATAATTATAAGCCTATAAAAAAACCACTAGATTGgggatgtgtttttaaataaaaaaaacttggcCATAAGTATGCTGGCAAACCAGAAAGTGTGTTTGCAATGTGTTAGTCATCTGCAGATGACTGTCTTCATGCTGcccctctccttcctctgtgAGTGGGTCTAaaaggctggcctttgaactcctcTGAAAGTGATCCATGCCGTATGGACGAAGCAGATGTGGTCTAACCTGATTTGGTTTCAATACTTCCCCACAGGAACTTCACAAAGCCAGCAGGTCCATCTTTGTTATGTTAGTCATCTTTCCCAGAGGGCCAGTGGAGCCtttagcttcttctttttttgacacagCTTATTGTTTGCTTTATTAGTCTATTCAGACAGAGCAGTTCCACACGACCAGAAGTTTTCAGTCTTCTGATTATAAATCCAGTAACTTGTTGACCACATTGAGGTTTGTATAGTTAATCTATATGCAATATTGTATAATCATTTGTCCAGCAGAGGATTGTTTTACAGCTCATGGCGCACAGCCTATTCATTCTTTCTGTAGGGAACTCTGACGGACAAGAGAATGTCCCAGGTCTGCTCTCTTATTATTAAAACTATAATATATCAAACATCCTCTTACAAAGtcacatttgatttaatttcactgacaattgcatttttaattctgcacccaaaattaaaaaaaacaacataagctcaccatttcatttcaaagtTCCTTTAATGTTCCGAAGCCCAAAACTGTACAACTTACACCATTTAGGCAATCTCATACTCAGAGCTCTGCATTTACAACGGGTTTAGTTAGTTCAGTTTTTACACTAAAGGACTACATTTCCCATGTTTTAGGGACCACGTCATATCCAATCACGAGTGAGCAGGGGACCACACTTCCCGtccatagacagtaaaagaaagttCCCATCCCGGGCCAAATTTCTTTCCTAGGATAGCGAAGGCATAAGCCGTCCTACTCTTCCTCTGATTGGTTAGCACTCATTGTCTTCGTTGGTTTGGTTCGTTAGGTGCATGCAAGAGGAATGGGATTGGTTAGGGATAGGGTAGGATTGTCAGGGTAatccaatcagaggcagagtagggcggaACATGCCAGCGCCATCCTGTGGACTATGGAAATTACTTGCATCCCGGAACAGGGAGGAGCTGGAAGTCATTACCGTGGATATAAACACAATCTCTGTACCTTGGTaagtttattttgtgtttagtttGTTTATACCACCACTAACCAATATAAAGATATAGATTCGGGTTTTTTTTGCGTGCACGTGCATTTGTGTTGCGCCGTTTAGCCAAGAGTCAGTGCTCTTGCTCCTTAAAGCTAACGTTAGGCCCTTAGTCGTTAGCTAGCGTTGCTAAGGTTAGCTAGTAGAAATTTAAACGTAGCATCCACAGCCAAACATTAAAATCTTATCCTAGTGGCAGGCACGGCGAATTTGTCACATTGGCCTGTTTGTATGAGGCTGTAGCCAGAGTAAATGGTTTGTAACAGTCTCTCTGGTTGATGCTAGTTAGCTACCGGTGGTCATTAGCAGATTTATGAGGAACTGTTTTGCAGTGGAGCGCTCAACAAGTAGCTAGCAGTAGCCTAGCGTTAGCTACATTACAGGGCTTAATTAAACCAAATCGTAATGATTCATATTTTGCACACCCTCCACAAAACCTTACGGCGCTAAAACATTCATACTGTACGTATTTCTTCTAGTGTCTGTACATATTTGTATTGTAATATTTCTGTTCTTAACTGTTATTGTTTGCTTTATTGTTTATTcaattttcacatgtaaattgtATGCACTgacaccaaggcaaattccataCAAGTGAAAACTTAACGAATCTCGATCTGATAGtgatgtaaaaaatgaaaacaatatcacaagcacactaaaaaaaaaagaaattcatcccctgatattttattgttttgtaacACTGAACCAGAGTGCATAAATAGGCTCCCATGTACTGATGGACAGAAAAGACATAAAGAGAAAACATCTCTACAAATATTGAACAGCCAGTTGTCTTCAGAAGTTGCATTTATTCCATGAGCATACCGTTGAGAAGTGAATTTAGGATAAATACTCTTGAATCTGCGAGGTCCCCCATCTGTTTAAtcggttaaaaagaaaaatacagtatatatatatatatatatatatatatatatatatatatatatatatatatatatatgaagacAAAGGAACATCCAAACAAGTCAGAATAATTTCAAAGGCACTGAATATCCCTGTAggacagtggggggggggatcaaagaaaaaaaatagctgtAGAAGACTGCAATTTTGTCTTAGCTAGTTTAAGACTGACACAGTtgtcaaatttatttaaaaaaaaatataacgcTTCAAGTTGGGAAAATATCATTACGTATACAGATCTATGTCCTATGTATAAAATCTTATTACATGGTCTAGGTCCTTCTGGATATGATTGACACAGAGTGCAGTGAGAGGCGACTGCAGTGTCCCGTTAAGGAGAAGTGCATTTAGTCAAAAGGCTTTTTCAATTAGGGCTACTCGTGGGTGGAACTCTATCCCAAGtcgcattaaaaatgttaaaacttcTGGCTCTTTTAAAGTGAACTTAAAGAAGTGGTTAACAAGTAGTCAGCACTGTCAACAGTAGTTTAGGCACTAAAATGGCAGCCTCCCtgtctctcctgctccgtctgtgtgttgcagtgctctgcctgtgtgtctgtttcacTATTGTGTAGTTAGGGAAATAGTATGTTGATTATTGTCCCagcaattttgtttttgtgcatgtccaccatgtaataataataatgcattttatttaacagcgcctttctgcacactcaaggtcgctttacagaccataaaagacagaatacagggaacagaaaactGTAAggagttataacaaaacaaataaaacaaaaaaaacaaaaaaaaacaggaacagtgtatttacagataagcaagttggaacagatgggttttaagtttagttttgaacagggggagagagttgatATTGCGGAGGtcaggtgggagtgagttccagagctggggagcagagcggctgaaggctctgctccCCACGGTGACAAGTCGGGCTgggggggacagtgaggtggatggaggaggaggatctgagggagcgggaggggacggcaatgtgttggagttctgatagatattgaggcgcaaggttatggatggctttgaaagtatggagaaggattttaaattgtattctgaattgaactggaagccaatggagctgctgaagaaccggggttatatgatgtCTTTGTTGTTAGGCCCTGTTTGTCATCTGGTCggactgtgtgtatttgttttgatcACACCCAACTGCTCTTGTTTTTAAGCATtagtatataaatattttatccTATAGGGCCAAAACTGTATGTATTACTTATAGCTTAATCATTTTTATCTCTAACCACCAGTCCAGGGACAGCAGATGTAAAATAGCCTCCAGGCTAATCTGGCACAATgaacttttatgtattattagtGTGTATTGTCCCTGACAGTTAAAcctgaaataaagtaaaaaaataagttcCCCGTCCACCGCCCATGTCGTttgaatagcaaatgcacctgcgcccctgggcatgctggtcttacagggaggtgttttCATGTGAATTTTTGGCGTATTGCcatcttgaggcagcaggaagtgatcgcgccattgaccaacaaaaacctacTCTAAAGTCAATAGCACATCTACGGAGGAGGATTAGGATTAGATTTcccagaattctgagattaaagtccgaattctgagaaaaaagtcagaccTCACATAAATGTTTCACCAGTgtccctaatcctcttccgtacacatcatttcattgttattttattagaataataatttatgtttattttaattagaAAATTGTGCACAgcgtgcacactatgcttgttaaacacacacacacacacacacggacgcgcaacagcacacaaacatgcaaaatatttaaaataaaaaatatcactGTGCAAATCTGCCATCCTAATAGCAATGCGCTAAAGTACAGacgtgcctggcttttaaagggaatgggagatctgattggtttattgcattaggcccaaaacacacccatGAATTAATAGAGTACAACCCTTGTGAACCAtgcgcacggacccttttttccacagtttaactagcaaaagtggattgaTATATGGCCTGAACGCACTGCCGTGCACTCAGATCATTGAAATAGGTCCCATTGACTTGAACGGGTTACTGAGTCAGGTGTTTTTCCAAAAAGAGTTCTGAAATACTTCGGAGGCTCAGTTCAGAATGATTCCAAAAGACTCCAGTTGCATCTAGTACCATGCTGTATTTTCATTATCCTTGagtgttttggacattttatttGTCTAATACATTTAATGAGTTCTTGAatgagtgacaaaaaaaatccaatacaTTACAGGGACTCCAGTTGCCTTTGACTTATTAGTAGTCATTTTATGACCTGAATGACCAGTAGTACTATTACCGCTTATGTTTACCTTCCTATGGTCTGTATCAGTGATGTTCCACTcccaggattgttcaggtgtcGTCGGAAATTCCGGCGGATGTCCGTCTTTTTAGGCCGGATGTCCCACACCTTGcgctttctttgtgtctgcACTCTAAACTCCGGTTAACTTCTTttcagatttctgcagggtaaatccagaccgctagctagacaatctgtcgcacgactaaaacaacttttcaacGTACACAACGTAGGTTCGAcgaaaacaagttccttcccgaggctattttgcagcggacGTTGTTGGTGTATTTGGCGCCTAGCGCGACCAaaaaagattgtgattggtttaaagaaatgccaataaaccagagcacgtttttctcccatccaggaatacTTGTGCGGACTATGATGAGACAATATGAGACTAACCTGCCTGTGGCCATGCTGCCCAATGTAATGAGCATAAACTGAGCAATTGTAACACATTTTACCCAAGAGAGGAAATCCTGATGAATATCATTGTGGATTAGGCGATATTGCCTATACCCTGAGATAAAATCAAATTTGTCAGCAGTCAGAGATCATGGCATACTGTTAACTGCTGTACTATGCATAGTACTACTAATATAACTATTCAttatatagggttagggttaggttaacgGGAGACATCACATTCTTAAGGATTGTAAAAAGTGATTATTTTCCAATTAATTTTTTGAATGCGTTTTGCAGAGAAGGGTGATTGGCGTTAGTCACAGTTTGGAATGAAAGGGAGAAAACAGGACAGGGTAACACGGCGGATATCGCTCACATACATATTAGATCCCGAGCCATAAAgaatttttaaggctgataccgatacaaatatttggtaatttcaaaatccgatattccgatATAAAATCCAGAAAGAAACATgtacagatttccctaacattaattagttatttatgagttctcattaaaataatgatataaatgttttattgtcacaacagaacagaggaacattaaATATATAAGTTCTGATAGAAAaatttgtataaaaatacaaacgatatgaaacttaaagtccttttgaacaaaatcaGTATTGGTTGAAGGTTCTTTGGTTATTGTTATAGTTATTTTTTCTACGTATCACATATGCCCTATATATATTCACTACTTCCTCTCCCGGTCCCATTTCTCAGGTTTCATTAAGCCTCATTGTTGCTGACCAGGATGATTGACGTCCGGGCATGGGCCGAGTACGTGGTGGAGTGGGCCGCCAAAGACCCCTACggtttcctcaccactgtcataCTGGCGCTCACACCTCTCTTCATCGCCAGCGCACTGCTGTCCTGGAAACTGGCCAAGATGATTGAGGCACGTGACCGGGAAcagaagaaaaagcagaaacGGCAGGAAAACATAGCCAAGGCCAAGAGGACCAAGAAAGACTGAGCCTGTGGGTAGAATGggggcataaaaaaaaaaaaaaggaggagccACCACCACGCTCACAGCCCTCCTTATTCCAAATAATAACATAGTGCCCTTCGTTGTTCCAGCCCTACTGTCAGCGCAGGGCCACTACGCCTCATATCCGGGGTAGGAGACTGGCCCCACAGGCCTAACAGTGCAGAGACGGACAGTACTGCCCGGAGGAGGCTTGTCCCAGTGGGACTTTGGTCAGCAAGAGCACAGTGGTCCCCTGTATGATGTTTTTCTACAGAAATCCGCTGATAATATTGTGCAGCTGTTGCAACACCTTGCATTCCATTCTTAGCATCCATGTTCTGCTGAATTGATGATGTAATGAGCATACTGGAACTTTTTCCAAAATATCCCAAATCTTTCTAATCAATAAAGTTTTCATGGTTGATAAGAATCTTATTTCCTCTTGGTGGATTTAACATTAGACCGCATCAAATGTCACAGGTGCTTAGTATTAGTCCCCTCATATTTTATTGTACTTGAACGCTGAACCAGGGTGGATAACTAGACTTCCATGTACTAATcgacagaaaaacaaatctctacAAATGCGGAGCAGCCAGTTGTCTTTACAAGCAAGAACATACCTGTGAAAAGtgaatttcaaataaataaaaggtctgactcttgttttgttaaaagaaaaatacagcaTGAAGACAAAGAAACATCCAACAAGTCAGAAGAAGGCACTGAGTATCCCTCACAGCACAGGAAGGTCAAACTGAAAAAATACGTAACAGCTGTAAAAGACCGACTGGCTGCCCAAAGTACCTTTTAGAACAGTGAACCAGTGTTTTGACTGTTTTGAACTGTGAGATCGCAGTTCACCgctgcatttgtttttatagcCGTGCTGAACTTTCTTCACCAACTCTGTAGCCAACATGCTCTTTGGCCTCAAGTGAAAGAACGTCTTACTGGGGATCAATGTACTGTAACGTTCATTTATTATTGGGACTTGGTTAACAAGCAGCAGATAATCGATCTTATCTACACGTTGCCACAGGATTAAACATGCTTCCTCAACAAGTAATACTttatctttaaaatgtcaaatgttgctCTCTTAGGGATATTTAAAATGATTGCACAACATTTTTGGTCATAGGTCAATACTTTATCTGTTCTTCTGATCAGCTTGGATTtcatacatttaatatttatgaGTCATTATACCGGCAAGGAGTCAGTATCTGTGTCATTATTTACAATgcattagattttatttctttttttacaatagCTCTTAAACATGATAGTATATTTGTAGTTGGTTTAATTTTTCTTTGCTTTATTCACAGACCTTTCAGCTCCATTAAATCACTGCAGCCACTTCTAGCCAGCTTCAAGATGATCGATGCTTATTGTCGTGTTTACAAACATTATCGACTACACAAAACTCGTAATGTAATACAGTCTAATAAAACAGCCTTGAAAGAGGTACTTCCTCTGTGAAATGGAGTTGATTAAACTGGTAATTCTGAGGTCATACTTTGTGGTGTTGTTGACTTGGATTGTATTCTCTGCAAGGTGCTTCTAAAATTAAATTCCAAAGTCTCAACGTAAAGTGAATATCAGGTACTATTCATTGGAGGCCTTTTCTATTGGACTGTATTACTTTGTACAGCGGGCTCAGTACATGTGGATGAGTCTATTTCTTGGGGTTGGGCATCCAGGAGCCAGGCTGGAACGTGTTCGCCGTGCTGGTGGGGTCTTCGCTGATCTCCTGCTTGCCGAAGCTGGTCGTGGCTGCGTGGCCCTTGGCCACGGTCTTTGCAGGGGTCGCCACCAGACCTTCCTCATACTCCTTGGCCTGTAGGGCCAGTTCTTTCTCATCCACTTCCTTGGCCTTCAGTTTAATGTGCTCCCTGTAAGAATCATTCTTTAGCAGCtcctgtaaaacacacaagtggacatacatacatacatacatatagtacatatagTACATACTTAGGGTTTCTGCAGTGTTCACAAAATGAAATGTAGGACTTTTAATACATctcatttaatcatttttttcaggaccaCACTCAAAGAATGATGTCCAATAGGGATGATGTGGCCTAGAATTATTTAAGTATATTAATTAATTGACATTCATGTCACATTTTGTCAGTAGTTTTCagctttatacagtatatatttgggtggcagtagctcagtccgtagggcgttgggttgggaaccggagggtcactggttcaagtccccatatgtgctcttgagcaaggcaccataccccccccaaccgctcagggcaccGCAGCTGGCACCCCACTCaccctgacatctctccatgagtgcatgtatagatcctgagcatgtgtgtgtgtttcaggcctgtgtgtttttactaacaaagtgtgtacacagagtgtaaattgtaatttccccactggggattaataaacaaattaaaattaaaaaagataattCCTCATAATATAACGCAACCTGGATCCAGACAAGTGGCAgaagattgatggatggattaaCCGATGAAACATTTATGAATGAAGTTTTTGCTGAAATCAACACTTCCCCATGATGAATCAATGAGCTTCCTTCCTACTGTGGCTAGCAGTGTTTAACTGAAACTCCTCCTCCTGCACGGGCAAGCCACTGTCACAACAAACCcatttgtaatttataaagtcTCCAAACGGCCTGCTAATTTGtgcaaaaaagttataaataatGTTACTGTCTATTTCAGGCAAGAAACAATATTCAAGACCCATGTAAACCAAATGTTAGACCTTTTAGTACATTTTTAGGCCCTTTTCTTGATGGATTTTTGACTGTATTCTTACAGATAACATGATATTAAATCTTGTAGTCTATGACACCTTATGCCATATAAATGGTGAAAATCCTCTATTGAGGACATGCAAATTTTACAACATTGCCCACTATGGCTAATAAGGGACAGATACCCTGGTATAAATGGAATATCGCCCACCCCAACCATACATGATCTACCAAGGCCTGTGGTGTTGGAAATGTTAAGGTGGCAGTTTCCTGAAGATTTGAAACAATTGAGTGTGACAACAAGATTACTTTACGGAACCTCCAAACTGTCTCGCAAAGCTGAACCAgtgatcatcatcatctaccTAGACTAGCCTTTCTTTTCCGTAATAAAGCTTCCTTTACTCATGCTACCAAATGCACCCTTGTTAAGATGACAGTACTGCCAATTTTGGACTATGGTgatattatttacaaaatggcacCAAAC belongs to Etheostoma spectabile isolate EspeVRDwgs_2016 chromosome 5, UIUC_Espe_1.0, whole genome shotgun sequence and includes:
- the smim15 gene encoding small integral membrane protein 15, whose amino-acid sequence is MIDVRAWAEYVVEWAAKDPYGFLTTVILALTPLFIASALLSWKLAKMIEARDREQKKKQKRQENIAKAKRTKKD
- the ndufaf2 gene encoding NADH dehydrogenase [ubiquinone] 1 alpha subcomplex assembly factor 2 isoform X1, with the protein product MSRIAGLLRRTFGIVRDHVGTDTLGNKYYLIPEQKTWTGRLVRAKRMVVAANPNEYEYIEGSIPMEWDAWIRGRRKEPPSVEELLKNDSYREHIKLKAKEVDEKELALQAKEYEEGLVATPAKTVAKGHAATTSFGKQEISEDPTSTANTFQPGSWMPNPKK
- the ndufaf2 gene encoding NADH dehydrogenase [ubiquinone] 1 alpha subcomplex assembly factor 2 isoform X2, translated to MQLTAGRLVRAKRMVVAANPNEYEYIEGSIPMEWDAWIRGRRKEPPSVEELLKNDSYREHIKLKAKEVDEKELALQAKEYEEGLVATPAKTVAKGHAATTSFGKQEISEDPTSTANTFQPGSWMPNPKK